The DNA region aCTCCCTGGGCCGTCTTTCGCCGCTCAGTGTCGTAGCTCCGAATCAGCGTCTCTGCGGCCCCATCCTTGAGACTTTCCCGGTTAGCTGCAGCCAGCCTCCATGCAAGGTTGAATGCATCGGATATTCCCGTGTTGAGCCCTTGTCCGCCGTTGACGGAGTGTACATGCGCCGCATCACCTGCGAGAATGacgcgcccagcgccgtccTTTGATACAAACGACGACGCGATACGCTCTTTGACATCAAAGGTGCTGTACCACTCTGTCTTCTTGAAGTCCACTCTGTACGGTGCAAGATGCTCCTTGATGGATGCTTCCGCGCGCTCCTGTGTAACCTCGCCCTCCAAGAGAACATAGAAGCGACAGAGGCCGCGCTCACGCGGAATCCATGACACGCGTGACTGCCCATCAAGCTGAAACGTGATAATTTCAGGGCAGATGGGGAAGTCGGTGTCAATGAAGGTGTCTAACACGGCCCAGAGCATCTCGGGCTTGGTGCCGGTAAAGGTGACACCCATGGACTGGCGAACAGTGGATCGAGCACCGTCGGCTCCTACGGCGTATCTGCTTCGCACCTTGAAACCAGATTCGGTGACCACTTCGACGCTTTCGTCATGTTCCAAGATGGACACGACCTGCTCGTTGTAGCGAACCAGCCCCTGGAGCCTCTGGCTCAGGATCTTTTCCACTACGGGCTGGCCGATCATGAGGAAGTTCTTGTGCAGGGTGTGCTCCAGGCCAACCCACCAAGTGTTTTGACGCGTCTTGaactcgccatcgccgaaTGTCGAACTGGCTGAATGGCTGTCAACGGGCTGGGTACATGTACTTGCTCTGGAAGGGAAGCAAAAGACTTACTATTACACTTGATGCCGAGGGGTAGTATATCATCAAGAATCTTGGCGACTTCGAAGTACTGCTGGGTGCGCGCATTTAGGGCATCTGCACGCCCAAGTTCTAAACTTTTTGGTTTGCCATCTACCCATAAACGATCAGCTCTATCTATTCAGAGTC from Purpureocillium takamizusanense chromosome 3, complete sequence includes:
- a CDS encoding uncharacterized protein (COG:C~COG:H~EggNog:ENOG503P070): MAVGYSGNSHTVDVTIVGGGPTGLFTGYLLHQLGVSVCIIDGKPKSLELGRADALNARTQQYFEVAKILDDILPLGIKCNTSSTFGDGEFKTRQNTWWVGLEHTLHKNFLMIGQPVVEKILSQRLQGLVRYNEQVVSILEHDESVEVVTESGFKVRSRYAVGADGARSTVRQSMGVTFTGTKPEMLWAVLDTFIDTDFPICPEIITFQLDGQSRVSWIPRERGLCRFYVLLEGEVTQERAEASIKEHLAPYRVDFKKTEWYSTFDVKERIASSFVSKDGAGRVILAGDAAHVHSVNGGQGLNTGISDAFNLAWRLAAANRESLKDGAAETLIRSYDTERRKTAQGVIDVAAALVRDTVHTAKQYVGTIEKNAGYITGMGVSYRGMGSPLVKESGHSFWNAGDRCPDVVLRTLNKESSRLYHDTTYGKFLVLSIGRYAGVPLGHEAIADVHTILPLDSPGNAEDGTIQDGGTGKTFRADWATAEDPYTVVVRPDMYLGLVGKDIEDCKMYLNSLYI